One stretch of Thermanaerosceptrum fracticalcis DNA includes these proteins:
- the mraY gene encoding phospho-N-acetylmuramoyl-pentapeptide-transferase: MAGIIASATCLVSGPLLIPFLRRLKFGQHIRTDGPKGHLQKAGTPTMGGIMFFLSLTLGTLLVRGLTTEIAIMLLVTLGFGIIGFLDDFIKVVMKRPLGLKAREKLLGQIILAGLLAYAAMVNLGRGTEVLIPGTALSFSLSWLYIPFAIFVVVSASNAVNLTDGLDGLAAGVTLFSALAYLLITEAWGLVDLSVFSGALVGTCLGFLFFNIHPARVFMGDTGSLALGGAIGALAVVTKTELLLPLLGGIYVLETLSVIIQVISFRLTGKRVFRMSPLHHHFELSGWSEQSVVLVFWTGAALFASIAVAMVL; encoded by the coding sequence ATGGCAGGTATCATTGCGAGTGCCACCTGTCTGGTAAGTGGCCCTCTCTTAATTCCTTTTTTACGACGGCTTAAATTTGGACAGCATATACGTACGGATGGACCTAAAGGGCACTTACAAAAAGCCGGTACCCCAACCATGGGCGGTATCATGTTTTTTCTGAGTTTAACCCTGGGAACCCTCCTGGTCCGCGGCCTTACCACAGAGATCGCCATTATGCTTTTGGTAACCTTAGGTTTTGGTATCATCGGTTTTTTAGATGATTTTATTAAGGTTGTAATGAAAAGGCCCCTGGGATTAAAAGCCAGGGAAAAGCTTTTAGGGCAAATCATTTTAGCCGGTCTTCTGGCTTATGCAGCCATGGTGAACCTGGGGAGAGGAACAGAAGTCCTCATTCCCGGCACTGCTTTAAGCTTCTCTCTGAGCTGGTTATATATCCCTTTTGCCATCTTTGTGGTGGTAAGCGCCAGTAATGCCGTAAACCTGACCGATGGATTGGACGGCCTGGCGGCGGGTGTTACACTGTTTTCCGCCCTGGCTTACCTGTTGATTACAGAAGCCTGGGGTTTAGTAGATTTGAGCGTATTTAGCGGAGCCCTGGTAGGAACGTGTCTGGGATTTCTCTTTTTTAATATCCACCCGGCCCGGGTGTTCATGGGCGACACGGGATCCCTGGCTTTAGGCGGAGCCATTGGCGCTTTGGCGGTGGTTACGAAGACAGAGCTTCTTCTCCCCTTACTGGGAGGGATTTACGTTTTAGAAACCCTCTCCGTGATTATCCAGGTCATATCCTTTAGGCTTACGGGTAAGAGGGTCTTTCGTATGAGTCCCTTACATCATCACTTTGAACTATCGGGCTGGTCTGAACAGAGCGTTGTCCTGGTCTTCTGGACAGGAGCGGCGCTTTTTGCAAGTATAGCAGTAGCCATGGTGCTTTAA
- a CDS encoding septum formation initiator family protein, which translates to MILATKRAVGSDYAYQPYYREKFEQQKQTKVRIKKRPSPLLVVVLGISLIGIMFFTGLSYTYLKARIAHLNWQISQGKKDIAAMQVQNEKLKLEIARLKSLDRIEKVATTQMGMIKNPGVEYLAIKATTTNTSVPASQTVREMPAQNPANTSQDGIITAITKVISEKAGIGKG; encoded by the coding sequence TTGATACTAGCGACCAAACGGGCTGTCGGATCTGATTATGCTTACCAGCCTTATTACCGGGAAAAATTTGAGCAACAGAAACAAACAAAAGTCAGGATTAAAAAACGTCCTTCTCCCCTCTTAGTTGTAGTTTTGGGGATTTCTCTTATTGGTATCATGTTTTTCACCGGTCTGTCCTACACCTATCTGAAAGCACGGATAGCCCATCTCAACTGGCAAATAAGTCAGGGTAAAAAGGATATTGCGGCTATGCAAGTGCAGAATGAAAAGTTAAAATTAGAGATAGCAAGGCTTAAGTCTCTGGATCGTATTGAGAAAGTAGCTACTACTCAGATGGGTATGATTAAGAATCCCGGAGTAGAGTATCTGGCCATCAAAGCCACTACCACCAATACGTCAGTACCGGCTTCCCAGACAGTAAGAGAAATGCCCGCTCAAAATCCCGCAAATACTTCTCAGGACGGTATCATTACGGCCATTACAAAGGTCATATCAGAGAAGGCTGGAATAGGAAAAGGGTAA
- a CDS encoding stage V sporulation protein D, which translates to MSSTVTIRKRIGIIFLGSMSLLFILSLRLIWVQFIMGQELQQKAFDARFRNVEVKAKRGVIYDAKGKPLAISVSTDSFYAIPAQVRKANKVDETAAKISQILGMDQAKVKELITKRQAFVWIQRHVPDEKAKALKALNLEGINFVEEPERFYPKGPLAAHVLGFAGIDNQGLNGIEITYDKILSGMPGTIMVEYDAKGQEIPDALHKYVPPQDGNSIYLTIDETIQYIVERELDATMKLRNPKRAGAIVMDPKTGRILAMAARPAFEPNKYKEYDASVWRNFLISDAYEPGSTFKTVTAAGALDEGVVKPTDRFYDPGFIKVGKETVNCWRRGRPHGSQSFVEGVQNSCNPVFVTVGLREGKDVFYRYLYGFGFGKKTNIELPGEATGILVPKERAKDIDLATMSIGQANAVTPIQLITAFAAISNDGWLMKPQLVKEIRDKDGNLVKTIEPEKVRQVISPETSRMLLEILETVVSQGTGKNAYIEGYRAGGKTGTAQKIIPGGGYSSTEFIGSFMGVAPVNDPRVVVLVIVDSPQGIYYGGQVAAPVFKNIVRDTLRYLQVPVQVEPEKLTQNNQKTVRVPNLTGMEIKEARNSLEKLKLKLDIYGDGTKVKAQLPLPGSELPEGGKVILYTSVPAHQGQPETVAVPDLTGKNLAEAKEIVKLLNFNLEVQGSGVVIRQEPEPGMQIAIGSTITVVMEPQSQTTIVPAGP; encoded by the coding sequence TTGTCCAGTACAGTCACCATCCGTAAAAGGATTGGCATTATATTCTTGGGTTCCATGAGCCTTCTGTTTATCTTGTCCTTACGCCTGATTTGGGTGCAGTTTATCATGGGGCAAGAATTACAGCAAAAAGCCTTTGATGCGCGTTTCCGCAATGTGGAGGTTAAAGCGAAAAGAGGGGTTATTTATGATGCTAAGGGAAAACCCTTAGCTATTAGTGTTAGTACAGATTCTTTTTATGCCATACCTGCCCAGGTGAGAAAAGCCAACAAAGTCGACGAAACAGCTGCCAAGATATCCCAGATACTGGGCATGGACCAGGCCAAGGTCAAAGAATTGATTACCAAGCGCCAGGCTTTTGTCTGGATCCAGCGTCATGTTCCCGATGAGAAGGCCAAGGCCTTAAAAGCTTTGAATTTGGAAGGAATCAACTTTGTGGAAGAGCCTGAAAGGTTTTACCCTAAGGGACCGCTGGCCGCCCATGTCCTGGGATTTGCCGGTATTGACAATCAGGGGCTGAACGGTATCGAAATCACTTACGACAAAATTTTGAGCGGTATGCCGGGCACGATTATGGTGGAATACGATGCCAAAGGCCAGGAGATCCCCGATGCCCTGCACAAATATGTCCCGCCCCAGGACGGTAACAGTATCTACCTGACTATTGATGAAACCATCCAGTACATCGTGGAGCGGGAACTGGATGCCACTATGAAATTGAGAAATCCGAAGAGGGCAGGGGCTATTGTCATGGACCCCAAAACCGGGCGCATCCTGGCCATGGCGGCGCGGCCTGCTTTTGAACCTAATAAATACAAAGAATACGATGCCTCTGTCTGGCGAAATTTTCTTATTTCCGATGCCTATGAACCGGGTTCAACCTTTAAGACAGTTACAGCCGCCGGGGCCTTGGACGAAGGTGTGGTAAAACCGACGGACAGGTTTTATGACCCGGGATTTATTAAAGTGGGAAAAGAAACGGTCAACTGCTGGCGGAGGGGACGCCCCCACGGCAGTCAGAGTTTTGTGGAAGGGGTACAGAATTCCTGTAACCCAGTCTTTGTTACAGTAGGACTAAGAGAAGGTAAAGATGTTTTTTATCGTTACCTGTATGGCTTTGGGTTTGGGAAGAAGACCAATATTGAGCTGCCCGGAGAGGCTACAGGTATTCTTGTTCCCAAAGAACGGGCCAAGGATATAGACCTGGCTACCATGTCCATAGGGCAGGCCAATGCCGTAACACCTATTCAGTTAATTACAGCCTTTGCCGCTATCTCCAATGACGGCTGGCTTATGAAACCTCAGCTTGTTAAAGAGATTCGAGATAAAGATGGCAACCTGGTTAAGACCATTGAACCTGAAAAAGTCAGGCAGGTTATTTCCCCGGAAACTTCCCGTATGCTCCTGGAAATACTGGAAACAGTGGTGAGCCAGGGTACCGGCAAAAACGCTTATATCGAAGGGTATAGAGCCGGCGGTAAAACAGGAACAGCGCAAAAGATTATCCCCGGAGGCGGGTATTCCAGCACCGAGTTTATCGGTTCTTTTATGGGCGTGGCCCCGGTAAATGACCCCCGTGTAGTGGTTTTAGTCATTGTGGATTCTCCGCAAGGTATCTATTACGGTGGTCAGGTGGCTGCCCCTGTCTTCAAGAATATTGTGCGGGATACGTTGCGTTACCTGCAAGTTCCCGTCCAGGTGGAACCGGAAAAATTAACCCAAAATAACCAGAAAACAGTACGTGTTCCCAATTTGACGGGGATGGAGATCAAGGAGGCCCGCAACTCCCTGGAAAAATTAAAGTTAAAACTTGATATCTACGGCGATGGGACCAAGGTCAAGGCCCAGCTTCCGCTGCCAGGCAGCGAGCTACCGGAGGGCGGGAAGGTAATTCTCTATACCAGTGTGCCGGCGCACCAAGGCCAGCCGGAAACCGTGGCGGTGCCCGATTTAACGGGGAAGAATCTGGCGGAGGCCAAAGAAATTGTTAAGCTGTTAAACTTTAACCTGGAAGTTCAAGGGAGCGGGGTCGTGATTCGCCAGGAACCTGAACCGGGAATGCAAATTGCCATAGGCAGCACCATCACTGTGGTGATGGAGCCCCAATCTCAAACAACCATTGTACCTGCGGGACCGTAA
- the lpdA gene encoding dihydrolipoyl dehydrogenase, with amino-acid sequence MRITVLGAGPAGYAAALRAAQKGAKVTLIEKERLGGTCLNWGCIPTKVWVESAHRWRAIQEVADFGLECTAHRPNLQAIVARKNQVVETLVGGIQQLMAKQKVHVLRGRGTVVNPRLVSVQLADGSREEVENDCLILATGSVPASLPIPGLDLPGVMTSKEALDLKELPSSLVIIGGGVIGLEFANIFQTLGSKVTVVELLPCVLPGVDVEIVRRLMPVLKKSGLDIKVSTKLLEIKKQDNMLALILEGSKGVETLTAEKVLVATGRIPSLSGVETKALGLELEGRFVKVNPYLETNLPGVYAIGDIVKSPMLAHVATAEAETAVENIFGKRQAMDYSAVPAAVYISPEVAYVGLTEEEAKEQGLTYKVGKFPFTANGRALTLGEAQGVVKIIAGENGRILGAHLLGPQASELVAELTLALRWGITTEQISHTIHAHPSLAEAVLESAHSVFGKALHFS; translated from the coding sequence ATGAGAATCACTGTACTGGGGGCAGGACCGGCAGGTTATGCTGCTGCCTTGCGGGCTGCTCAGAAAGGGGCTAAGGTCACGCTCATAGAAAAAGAACGTCTGGGCGGCACTTGCCTGAACTGGGGATGTATACCCACAAAAGTGTGGGTGGAGAGTGCCCACCGCTGGAGGGCGATCCAGGAAGTCGCCGATTTTGGCCTGGAATGTACGGCCCATAGGCCTAACCTCCAAGCTATCGTGGCCAGGAAAAACCAGGTGGTGGAAACCCTGGTGGGCGGGATCCAACAGCTCATGGCGAAACAAAAGGTCCATGTCCTCCGGGGACGAGGAACAGTGGTGAACCCTCGTCTCGTCTCAGTACAGTTGGCAGACGGTTCCCGGGAAGAAGTAGAGAATGATTGTTTAATTTTAGCTACCGGGTCTGTACCTGCCTCACTGCCTATTCCTGGCCTGGACCTGCCGGGGGTAATGACCAGTAAAGAGGCTCTGGATCTAAAAGAACTTCCTTCTTCCTTAGTGATCATCGGCGGAGGAGTAATAGGTCTGGAGTTTGCCAATATCTTTCAGACTTTGGGCAGTAAAGTTACGGTGGTAGAATTATTACCGTGTGTCCTGCCGGGTGTAGACGTGGAAATTGTTCGCCGTTTAATGCCTGTTCTTAAAAAAAGTGGCCTGGATATAAAGGTATCTACTAAGCTGTTAGAAATTAAAAAACAGGATAACATGTTGGCTCTTATCCTGGAAGGAAGTAAAGGCGTGGAGACCCTGACTGCGGAAAAGGTGTTAGTGGCTACAGGGCGGATTCCCTCTTTGTCCGGGGTAGAGACAAAAGCTTTGGGATTGGAATTGGAAGGAAGGTTTGTCAAGGTTAACCCTTATCTGGAGACTAATCTTCCTGGTGTATATGCTATTGGAGATATCGTAAAATCACCGATGCTTGCCCATGTGGCAACTGCTGAGGCTGAAACAGCTGTAGAGAATATCTTCGGTAAGAGACAGGCCATGGATTACTCGGCGGTGCCTGCCGCAGTTTACATAAGCCCAGAAGTGGCTTATGTGGGGCTCACTGAGGAAGAAGCAAAAGAACAGGGGCTGACCTATAAGGTAGGCAAGTTTCCCTTTACGGCCAACGGCAGGGCTTTGACCCTGGGAGAAGCCCAGGGTGTGGTGAAAATCATCGCCGGCGAAAACGGTAGAATCCTGGGAGCCCATCTTTTGGGCCCGCAGGCCTCAGAACTGGTGGCAGAGCTGACCCTTGCCCTTCGCTGGGGGATTACCACCGAACAGATCAGCCACACTATACATGCCCATCCTTCCCTGGCCGAGGCCGTGCTGGAAAGTGCCCACAGCGTTTTTGGGAAAGCGCTGCACTTCTCGTGA
- a CDS encoding UDP-N-acetylmuramoyl-tripeptide--D-alanyl-D-alanine ligase, with product MYGLSLAKIAKIVKGVPLGGNQSVEPRGASIDTRKLKQGELFFALKGEKVDGHNFLAQAREQGAAGAVVNYRPRDFNDPEFPLIQVENTVKALQQLAVHVRKAFDGPVVGVTGSTGKTTTKDMVASVLAQKGEVLKTAGNYNNELGLPLTILSLEPSHWAMVIEMGMRGLGEIDFLCCISEPTHGIITNIGHTHQELLGTQEKIAQAKAELISHIPAQGGMMLNIDDKEILKPWLTNVRSPLLWYGLDPACHIWGDSMENLGKDGIKFTIHTQEGPGVDVTLPVPGKHNVLNSLAAAGIARQLGLSWQEIKEGLENTRLSHMRLEFINIPEKGIQVINDAYNANPSSMAAALEVLKSAAGNGRAIAVLGDMYELGDYAEEGHLRVGHRANELDVAYLITVGSLGSMIARGAQEAGMNPDKIKTCQNNAEALSYLRDILKTGDVVLIKGSRAVRMEEIVAGILEGQALQ from the coding sequence ATGTATGGATTATCCTTGGCGAAAATCGCTAAGATAGTAAAGGGGGTGCCCCTGGGCGGTAACCAGTCCGTAGAACCCAGGGGAGCCAGTATTGATACACGAAAATTAAAGCAAGGTGAGTTGTTTTTTGCCCTGAAAGGGGAAAAGGTGGACGGACACAACTTTCTTGCCCAGGCCAGGGAGCAAGGTGCGGCAGGTGCCGTTGTGAATTACCGGCCGAGAGATTTCAACGATCCTGAATTTCCCCTGATCCAGGTGGAAAATACGGTAAAAGCACTGCAGCAGTTAGCCGTACATGTGCGCAAGGCTTTTGACGGGCCGGTTGTGGGCGTTACCGGAAGCACAGGTAAGACAACCACCAAAGATATGGTGGCTTCTGTCCTGGCACAAAAGGGGGAAGTGCTGAAAACAGCAGGAAATTATAATAATGAATTAGGTTTACCCCTTACCATTTTATCCCTTGAGCCGTCCCACTGGGCTATGGTGATTGAAATGGGCATGCGTGGTTTGGGGGAGATAGATTTTCTTTGCTGCATCAGTGAGCCTACCCACGGTATTATTACAAATATCGGTCATACCCATCAGGAACTTTTGGGTACCCAGGAGAAAATTGCCCAGGCCAAAGCGGAGCTCATATCCCACATTCCCGCCCAGGGGGGAATGATGCTGAACATTGATGATAAAGAGATTCTTAAGCCGTGGCTAACCAATGTCAGGAGCCCGCTCTTATGGTACGGGCTTGATCCTGCCTGTCATATCTGGGGGGATAGTATGGAGAACCTGGGTAAAGACGGTATTAAGTTTACGATTCATACCCAGGAAGGGCCCGGCGTAGATGTGACTCTGCCTGTTCCCGGCAAGCACAATGTACTTAATTCCCTGGCTGCCGCGGGCATTGCCCGGCAGTTAGGTCTTTCCTGGCAGGAAATTAAAGAGGGCCTGGAAAATACCAGGTTAAGCCATATGCGTTTAGAATTTATCAATATTCCAGAAAAAGGCATACAGGTAATTAACGACGCTTATAATGCCAATCCCAGTTCTATGGCAGCCGCTTTAGAAGTATTAAAATCTGCCGCGGGAAATGGCCGGGCCATCGCCGTACTGGGGGATATGTATGAATTAGGTGATTATGCGGAAGAAGGACATCTCCGGGTAGGCCATAGGGCAAATGAGTTGGACGTTGCATATCTTATTACCGTAGGTTCCCTGGGTTCCATGATCGCCCGGGGGGCTCAAGAGGCGGGGATGAACCCGGATAAAATAAAGACTTGCCAGAATAACGCCGAAGCATTATCCTACTTAAGGGATATATTAAAAACAGGTGATGTTGTTTTAATCAAAGGCTCCCGGGCTGTCAGAATGGAGGAAATAGTGGCAGGTATCCTGGAAGGCCAGGCCCTTCAGTAA
- the rsmH gene encoding 16S rRNA (cytosine(1402)-N(4))-methyltransferase RsmH, whose product MNFQHTPVLLQEVLDYLAPLPGKIIVDCTLGGGGHSSEILKRILPGGKLIALDQDLDAIKAAEKKLEPFGKDTFIIVHRNFVHLQEVLREIAVDGVDGILYDLGVSSYQLDEAERGFSYQHDAPLDMRMDRTKPGSAYDLVNKASLEELSEIIKEYGEERWARRIAQFIVKEREIKPLETTGELVEVIKKAIPSGARREGPHPAKRTFQALRIAVNRELDILPGAFAGGIERLKPGGRMAVITFHSLEDRITKDTFKELARGCICPKELPVCVCNNKPKVKILTGKPVLPGERELRDNPRARSAKLRVVEKLS is encoded by the coding sequence ATGAACTTTCAACACACACCCGTTCTTCTCCAGGAGGTACTGGATTACTTGGCCCCGCTCCCCGGCAAGATCATAGTGGACTGTACCCTGGGGGGAGGGGGGCACAGCAGTGAAATTCTCAAAAGAATCCTGCCGGGGGGAAAATTAATTGCTCTGGACCAGGACCTGGACGCCATCAAAGCGGCTGAAAAAAAATTGGAACCCTTTGGTAAAGATACTTTTATCATTGTCCACCGCAACTTTGTCCATCTCCAGGAGGTGCTCCGGGAAATAGCCGTAGACGGCGTAGATGGTATTCTCTATGACCTGGGCGTGTCCTCGTACCAGTTGGACGAAGCAGAACGGGGCTTCAGTTATCAACATGATGCCCCTCTGGATATGCGGATGGACAGAACGAAACCGGGCAGTGCCTATGACCTGGTGAATAAGGCTTCCCTGGAGGAGTTAAGTGAAATTATTAAAGAGTACGGGGAAGAACGCTGGGCTAGACGGATCGCGCAATTCATTGTCAAGGAACGGGAGATAAAGCCGCTAGAAACCACCGGGGAGCTGGTAGAGGTTATCAAAAAGGCCATACCCAGTGGGGCCAGGCGTGAAGGGCCTCATCCCGCTAAACGTACTTTTCAGGCTTTACGGATAGCTGTCAACAGGGAACTGGACATCCTCCCCGGGGCTTTTGCCGGGGGAATAGAGCGGCTTAAGCCTGGGGGAAGAATGGCCGTCATCACTTTTCATTCCCTGGAGGATAGGATTACCAAAGATACTTTCAAAGAATTGGCCAGGGGTTGTATCTGTCCCAAAGAGCTGCCTGTCTGTGTGTGTAATAACAAACCTAAAGTGAAAATTCTTACCGGCAAACCGGTTTTACCCGGTGAAAGAGAACTAAGAGACAACCCCCGGGCACGCAGTGCAAAATTACGGGTGGTGGAGAAGCTTTCATAA
- the mraZ gene encoding division/cell wall cluster transcriptional repressor MraZ, with translation MFTGEYQHSIDEKGRLIMPAKLREALGDRFMTTKGLDGCLFVYPLTEWKLLEEKLKNLPFTNKDARAFARFFFAGATECEVDKQGRVLISANLREYAGLNKDVVIIGVGTRLEIWSKEAWEGYSSETEKSYEELAEKMVDLDLGF, from the coding sequence TTGTTCACAGGTGAATACCAGCACTCCATTGATGAAAAAGGTAGGCTCATCATGCCTGCCAAGCTGCGTGAAGCTCTGGGAGACAGGTTTATGACCACCAAGGGATTGGATGGTTGTCTGTTTGTTTACCCCCTTACCGAATGGAAGTTATTAGAGGAAAAACTCAAGAATTTACCTTTTACCAATAAAGATGCCCGTGCCTTTGCCCGTTTTTTCTTTGCGGGAGCTACCGAATGCGAGGTTGACAAACAGGGGCGTGTGCTCATTAGTGCCAATTTACGGGAATACGCCGGTCTTAATAAAGACGTGGTGATTATCGGTGTAGGTACCCGCCTGGAAATATGGAGCAAGGAAGCCTGGGAAGGCTATAGCAGTGAAACAGAAAAGAGTTATGAAGAGTTGGCGGAGAAGATGGTGGATTTGGATCTGGGATTTTGA
- a CDS encoding COG2426 family protein produces the protein MSTTDWQIILLSALPVTELRATIPLALAMGMSPLRALTLGVFGNLLPIIPLICLLEPLSRRLRRYPVLDNFFQKVLTRTRQKGSGVQKYGALGLLLFVAVPLPGTGAWSGAILAWLLGIKPFYTFWALSGGVILAGLAVTTASLGLVKIADFLYDMEYLAGLLLLLGFIYLLYRKRKKKE, from the coding sequence ATGTCTACTACAGACTGGCAGATTATCCTGTTATCGGCTCTGCCGGTAACTGAACTCCGGGCTACCATACCTTTGGCCCTGGCTATGGGTATGTCGCCCCTCAGGGCTTTGACCCTGGGAGTCTTCGGTAACCTTTTGCCCATCATCCCCCTTATTTGCCTTTTGGAACCCTTGAGCCGCAGGTTGCGCCGGTATCCTGTCCTGGATAACTTTTTCCAGAAGGTATTAACAAGGACCCGGCAGAAAGGTAGTGGAGTACAAAAATACGGAGCCCTGGGGCTTTTGCTCTTTGTAGCAGTGCCTTTACCGGGGACGGGGGCCTGGTCGGGAGCCATCCTGGCCTGGCTCTTAGGGATCAAACCCTTTTACACCTTCTGGGCTTTAAGCGGAGGGGTGATCCTGGCCGGCCTGGCTGTGACCACGGCTAGCCTGGGACTGGTGAAAATCGCGGATTTTTTATATGACATGGAGTATCTGGCAGGCCTGCTTTTGCTCCTGGGTTTTATCTATTTACTGTACAGGAAAAGAAAGAAAAAAGAATAA
- a CDS encoding UDP-N-acetylmuramoyl-L-alanyl-D-glutamate--2,6-diaminopimelate ligase: MKLTDLIKYTEVLAQGGESKGEITDISYDSREAGPGSLFVAVPGFKVDGHKFIGDALKKGAASVMIQDEAYRSDEYPWVLVADTRKAMADLSSALYGFPSRSMNVIGVTGTNGKTTTTNLIRAVLSDAGEKVGLIGTIHNRIGEEIIPVHHTTPEAPDLQKLFREMLNKGVSYVVMEVSSHALELHRVRGTEYDVAVFTNLTQDHLDFHGSMEKYLEAKGKLFSGLGVKSQKERRKFAIINHDDPQAGFLMEMSRSPVITYGVKTPADVTAEEVKVTAQGVSYFLRYTDQRLPVKLRLTGIFNVYNSLAAIAVGLVEGIPITQIIASLERIPGIPGRFETVDEGQNFTVIVDYSHTPDSLENCLQTAREFAEGRILTVFGCGGDRDRTKRPIMGEVAARLSDLCIVTSDNPRTEDPQAIIDDIVPGILKVVQPGEFLEIPDRREAIYQAIGEARTKDVIVIAGKGHEDYQIIGKEVFPFDDREVAREALRAKGWGAKK, translated from the coding sequence GTGAAGTTAACGGATCTTATCAAATATACAGAGGTTTTAGCCCAGGGGGGAGAAAGCAAAGGTGAAATTACAGATATTAGCTACGACTCCCGGGAGGCCGGACCCGGCTCTCTCTTTGTGGCCGTTCCCGGTTTTAAAGTCGATGGGCACAAATTTATCGGCGATGCTCTTAAAAAGGGAGCAGCGTCCGTGATGATACAGGATGAGGCATACCGGTCCGACGAGTATCCCTGGGTGTTGGTGGCGGATACCCGTAAAGCCATGGCCGATTTAAGCAGCGCTCTCTATGGTTTCCCCAGCAGAAGTATGAACGTCATCGGTGTCACCGGGACAAACGGGAAAACCACCACCACCAATTTAATCAGGGCTGTTTTATCGGATGCCGGGGAAAAGGTAGGTTTAATCGGTACCATCCATAACCGGATCGGCGAGGAAATCATACCTGTTCATCACACCACGCCGGAAGCACCGGATTTACAAAAGTTATTCAGGGAGATGCTGAATAAAGGCGTAAGTTATGTGGTGATGGAAGTCAGTTCCCATGCCCTGGAACTTCACCGGGTCCGTGGTACCGAGTATGATGTGGCTGTCTTTACCAATCTTACCCAGGATCATTTGGATTTTCACGGTTCCATGGAAAAATACCTGGAAGCCAAAGGTAAACTTTTTAGTGGTTTGGGGGTTAAATCCCAGAAGGAGAGACGAAAGTTTGCGATCATTAACCATGATGACCCCCAGGCAGGTTTTTTGATGGAAATGTCCAGATCGCCGGTCATTACCTACGGTGTCAAAACACCGGCCGATGTGACGGCTGAGGAGGTTAAAGTAACTGCCCAGGGGGTAAGTTATTTCCTACGTTATACCGACCAGCGGCTTCCGGTAAAATTAAGGCTGACAGGAATCTTTAATGTGTATAACTCTTTGGCCGCCATTGCCGTAGGTTTGGTGGAGGGGATTCCCATCACACAGATTATCGCCAGTTTAGAGAGAATACCGGGTATTCCCGGGCGTTTTGAGACTGTGGATGAGGGACAAAATTTCACAGTTATTGTTGATTATTCCCATACACCTGACAGCCTGGAAAACTGCCTGCAGACGGCCCGGGAATTTGCGGAAGGACGTATATTAACTGTTTTTGGCTGCGGTGGAGACAGGGACAGGACGAAACGACCCATTATGGGTGAGGTAGCCGCCAGGCTTTCAGATTTATGTATTGTTACCTCCGACAATCCCCGCACGGAAGATCCCCAGGCCATTATTGATGATATCGTGCCCGGGATTTTAAAAGTGGTGCAACCCGGTGAATTCCTGGAAATCCCTGACCGTAGAGAAGCCATCTACCAGGCCATTGGTGAAGCCCGGACCAAAGATGTAATCGTCATTGCCGGCAAAGGCCATGAAGATTACCAGATTATTGGTAAGGAAGTATTTCCTTTTGATGATCGTGAGGTGGCACGAGAGGCATTAAGGGCTAAAGGATGGGGCGCAAAGAAATAA